From the genome of Nicotiana sylvestris chromosome 2, ASM39365v2, whole genome shotgun sequence, one region includes:
- the LOC138885895 gene encoding uncharacterized protein gives MAQSDDEEEDEDDEEILTMELGEAEQSRDDLVVRVVDLNKTIANLEKEKEALNERITSVENEREDLMVVVVDIKETIEGLSNEKHTLEGKIATTEKKRDDLLVICTDLEETFEGLNREHRNVILEKERNELKKNQQLQAELEKVIIDLNKSLKWTWSSDAVTAMYLNNSGNR, from the exons ATGGCTCAgtctgatgatgaagaagaagatgaagacgatgag gagatcctgaccATGGAACTAGGGGAGGcagaacaatctagagatgatctggtggtcCGTGTAGTGGACCTAAATaagaccatagctaatcttgaaaaagaaaaggaagccttgaatgaaagaataactagtgtggaaaatgagagagaagacctgatggtagtagttgttgataTAAAGGAAACAATAGAAGGTCTTAGCAATGAGAAACATACCTTAGAAGGAAAAATTGCAACTACTGAGAAAAAGAGGGATGATCTTTTAGTGATATGCACCGATCTAGAGGAAACCTttgagggactcaatagagaacataggaatGTGATCTTGGAAAAGGAAAGGAA TGAACTCAAGAAGAATCAgcaacttcaagctgaattggagaaagtaaTAATTGATCTTAATAAatctctaaagtggacctggtcctcagatgctgtCACTGCCATGTATCTTAACAATAGTGGAAATAGGTAG
- the LOC138885896 gene encoding uncharacterized protein codes for MVSPPNIEKGQSTYRPPRFNGQYYGWWKTRMHDFMMVEDSELWDIICDGPYVPMKKLEETGPMVPKGRKDYSDIDRKVVEKNYRAKKILMCGIGPDEYNRVSACDTAKEIWEALQTAHEGTTQVKQSRHAHHGI; via the coding sequence atggTTTCTCCACCCAACATTGAgaaaggacaatcaacctacagacctcccagattcaatggtcagtactatggCTGGTGGAAGACCCGCATGCATGATTTCATGATGGTAGAAGATTCAGAACTGtgggacatcatttgtgatggtccatATGTCCCCATGAAGAAGCTTGAAGAAACAGGACCAATGGTGCCGAAAGGCAGAAAGGATTATAGCGACATTGACAGAAAAgttgtagaaaagaactatcgtgccaagaaaatcttgatgtgtggcataggacctgatgagtacaacagagtctcagcttgtgacactgccaaagaaatatgggaagcattGCAAACCGCACACGAAGGAACCACTCAGGTCAAACAGTCTCGACATGCTCACCATGGAATATGA